CAATCTACATGGAAACCCACGACCAAGCTCGGTCCATCAGCAGATTCTGTGATGACTCTCCAAAGTACCGTGTCATTAGCAGTAAGCTACTCTCAGTCCTATTGACGTCACTAACCGGTACACTTTATGTTTATCAGGGTCAGGAATTGGGTCAaatcaacttcaaagactgGCCTATTGACAAATACGAGGACGTTGAATTCAGGAACAATTATAATGCTATCAAAGAGGAGCACGGTGTTGAATCTaagcagatgaagaaatattTAGATGCTGTTGCCGTCATGTCCAGAGATCATGCGAGAACTCCAATGCCATGGACCCATGACGAACCAAACGCCGGCTTCTGCGGATGTAGCATTAAGCCATGGTTCTCGTTGAACGAGTCGTTTAGAGACGGTATTGACGTCGAGGACGAGATCAAAGATCCAAAGTCTGTTTTGAATTTCTGGAGAAAGGCTCTCACGTTCAGGAACACTCATAAAGATCTTGCAGTTTATGGTTATGACTTTGAGTTTGTCGACCTGGACAATAGAAAGCTATTTAGCTTTACCAAGAAGTATTCCCACAAGACCTTGTTTGCCGCTTTGAATTTCAGTTCTGATGAGATTTCTTTCGAAATTCCAAATGATAATTTAACTTACTCACTAGCCTTTGGCAACTATTCTGAAGAGAAGGTTGACCCATACCTCAGATCTTTGAAGCCTTGGGAAGGGAGGATTTACATCCACGAAAACTTTTCTCTCttggatctttgaaaaataagTTTTCATTATCTGCATATCGCTAATATCATCAGAAATATTGATTGATAAGCTCTTATACTGTAATGCTGTGGAACATGCTCGATTCACCCTCGTCTCCCTTTCTACTGATTTATTCTGATGGCTGGGTTCGggatatcttcaattcgCATCTTCAGATCTCACTATTGCGCCAAAATCATGAAAGGCCTTTCGAGCTTGAGTTCAAAGGTCTTCTAGCAAACTAAGTAGTACGAACTGGCAGGAGAACTTTATGAAAGCTAATTTTTCGCTTGGGTGGAAGCTACGAGAGAGTTGCAACATATGCGCGTACGAAGGGGCCAGGGCAATTATGGCGAGTTGACCCTCTTCTCCACCTAGagtgaagaaactgaaagAAGCACTGACTGCCGTCGATTGCTCACAGTTGCAGCTGAGCATGCTGTTCCTTACTGTGCTGAATCTTCTGGCGAAAATCGACGAGCAAACTAAACAGCTATTTATTATATTAGGTCCTAGATTGAATCTTACATTACCACACCTAGAGCAGGTCTAAAAACGTGTTATACTCCTCAACTTCATGCACACTAGTACCGTAAACTGCTcttccttcatcaatcagCGATCGTAAAAGGACAGTCCAGATAGCTATCATGACTGACCTTCCATTTTCAAGTCAATTTGCTGCAATTGTGGTAGTCTAGATAGGGAATGAGAACATTCTCATAGACTTACATGTATTGTCGGACCGCCTCCTATTGTAGTTGAAATCAACTAGCCAACCTTATCCCAACTGTAACTACGTCGCGGAAGTCTGATTCGGCTAGCACCGTCCAAAAATTACAAGGTGAGCGGACATTGATTGATACTGTACCATTGGGACAAATAAGCTATCTTCATCACCTATATCAATTCCCCATAataaatttcatcttcagtaCATTCGCATCAGGGTATCATTCTTGCAGTAGCTCCCGTGGCTACCACCAGCTCCGCTGTAAGATAATCTGCCTTGTTGCTTTAAAACTAACAATGGCTCAAAAATTGAGATGATAGTAATACTAAGGGTCTCAGTACCGATAGATGAACCgctttattttgaagaggatTTAGTGGCCTAATCTTACGTGGATTCCATTCACCCCAAGGAATACTCAGTTTGTTTGTCCAATCTGACAAACTAGTAGGCAGCTTCCCTCAGCCTAACTACATTCCACGTTGACGAGCTCACAGACGTTTTTTTGTAAAAGACGTCTGTATAGTTACCAACAAGTACCTTTTCTATAATTTCAAAAAACAAGTAGTCTGGTAATTGGTCCTTGGAACTTACACCAACAGAGATAGGAAACAACAATTTTGCCCACCCGTGACTGTTTTCCACCGTACGACCACAACTGCTTTCTTACCAAAGAATCTGGTCAACACTAAAAGAACAACCCCACGACTGCTTCCATGGGCAACTTTTCTCCTGTTTCCCAAAATCATACAAAGTGTGCTCCCACGAGCAGTGGGATGTACTTTATTTCCTCAAGAAGCGATGTTGATTACgaaagagcttttgaaatcataAGCTCTCATTTTGGTCCATTCAGAGTATAGCAGTCACAGGGAAACAATAAAACCGAACGAATGACCATCCATCTCAATTAAAATGTCTTCAGACGTCTGTCAGTCAAACAAGTTCCACGGAGATCCCTTGGATGAATTCCAAAAAGAGAGCCACATTTCCTAAAGCTGTTTTTACCTGATATGTGATGCAGTCCGAAATGGAAGCTTCTGAATAATCCTTAATGGTCCCAAACATTTGTCaacattttttttcttcacattTCCTTCGTGTAGCCAGGATTCTTCGGAGACAGGGTTCCAGCCCAATTTGTCAAGTGCGGACAATAAAGCGCGCCGAGACTGATGATAGATTAACATGCATGAGAACCAACTTGAGACACAAAAGTCACCCCACTCGAGATCTCTCGAATCTGGTTGTTCATCTCCCAAATAGTACATGGAGCTTGTAAAACATGAACTTATGCAATGTATCGGCTCACACCACTAAGTAAATAACTTATTTTGAGTAAATGGTTATTCCACTTTTAGTAATTGCACCAAAGCTCGCTCCAGATATTATCCAACAGTTGTCGAGGAGTGAAGACCTGGCCCACCATCAACCAAATAGGACAGACAATAACCGTAGCTTTGAGACCAAACTGTTTTGGGTAACAACGCTTACTGTATCATAATCGCAAGATGTGACATTGCCTATCTCGTAACTTGGCTAACCTGTAAAAACCATCGGCTATTGCGTCAAGCTTTTGTATTTCCAAACAGTTAAAAGCCAGGTGAGTTTTGAGTTCTCCGACGTTATTAATCGATATATTTCTTCATGTTCTCTTCTTAAATCACTAACCCAGCCATAAATGCTTCCCTCTCTGCTCCTGTGCCTTCTAGGAGTTGCCTCTGCAATTCCTATGAACCCcaatgatgacaatggCAAGACTGCTGTGAGCATCCTTCGCCGCTCAACTTCTGATGTGTCTGGAATCACTAAAATGTGTCCTGACCTGAACTTTGAATGGCATGCAATGAATACTAATACCATGCCTTATTATATGGATTTGTTATCTGTTGTTAATGTTGATGGTAACGTTTACGAGCTTACCATCCACGTCAAAGGAAAGGAACAAATTCCCTTGAAATATCTttggtctttgaaaattattGGTATCAATGGTCCACAGGGTACTAAACAACTTTATGGTAAGAACGAAAATACCTATATCATTGACAACCCAACAGATTTCACTACCACAGTTCAAATTTATGGTCAAACGTATAACGGTGATGATTGTAAAGTTGCCATGCCTCCATTCCAAATCCAGTATGAATACTTACAAGGTGATGCAGCACAATATTCTCAAAGTTNNNGAAAGTGGGGTACAACTGCTTTTGACTTGATGACTGGTTGTAACGCAGACAACAACGGCAATTCTAATGCTGACTTTCCGCTATGGTATTGGAATAATCCTAAGTGCTCTCCAAGCTCCACTACATCCAGCTCCACTTCTTCTGCGCCATCCAGCTCTACTTCTTCTGTACCAACCAGCTCAAGCTCAAGCACTCCTGTTAAGCCATCCAGCtccacttcttctgtcCCAACCAGCTCAAGCTCTAGCACTCCTGTGAAACCATCCAGCTCTAGCTCAAGCACTCCTGTGAAACCATCCAGCtccacttcttctgtcCCAACCAGCTCAAGCTCTAGCACTCCTGTTAAGCCATCCAGCTCTACTTCTTCTGCCCCAAAAAGCTTTTCGGTTTCATCAAGCCATCAGCCATCAACCTTGCCTACGAGAAACACTACTTCCATTTACCCAACTAGTTCAACTCAGACTTCTAGCGTCCCATGCGAGACCTCCACCTACATTACAACTAGGAATGGTTACCCAGTGACTGAGACTACCACTTACACTGTTCCATGTGAGACCTCCACCTACATTACAACTAGGAATGGTACCCCAGTGACTGAGACTACCACTTACAGAGCTCCGCGCGAGACCACCGCGTACGTCACTACAAATAATGGTGTACCTTTCACTTACGAAACCACTGAAGTCGTAGAACTTCCAACAACTGTAGGCCTTGAATCTACCAGCGAAGGTTTAGCATTTACCAGCTCAACTACTCAGGGTAGCGTGCCAATCAAAAGCTCCATGAGCGTCGAAGCAAGTGGCAGTCAGGGTGCCATTCAAAGTGGTGTCGGAAGTACCATTAACTCATTATCAATTATCGAAGGTGCAGGCCACAAACTAAATGCTGGAATCACTGGTTTGTTGTTCATGGCTTCCTTTTTACTATTATGATACCCCAGTAGGATTTAAATTCACTTCACACCGAGCTCCACAAGGAGATTTTTTAGTTCGTCTGCGCAATTAACCAAACGTGTCGCTTTCACCTCATTTAATGAACGTTTATAAATACAaagctgttgttgttcctTAGTCACTAGTTGGGGAGAACATGATGTTTTCGCTGCGACTTCTGTCTCTTGAACTTAAGGGCTCGTAAGAAACTGGCTAAAAAACCTAGGTAGCGTCGAAAACCAGAAGCTAATTTATGGGTCCAGGCAGTAGAACTCCCAATAATTAGGATAAAGAGCTACCGCTGAAAGAATAATTTCAATGAGTTTGCCTATATGAAAGCTCAATCCAAAACTGTACTTCGCCGCTTCTCGGTCTTAATTACTGCATTCTCctggtgaagatgatatGTATCACTACTCACTGAAGACTCgctatcttcaaaatgactCCGCAGGTTCTTGCTTGAGAAAAATAGGTTGGTTATAATTAGTACCGAATAATGAAACAGTATTTGAATTACTGTGCTGTCAATATTCGGCTCGATAATAATTGAATTGGGGCAATGATTGGCAATGAGAAGAGATCTAACTTACTCAAGATTGCAGTCAGATGGCCAATAAATTTCTACATGATCTACTCTTCAATATGAAGAACACCATCAAAAATAGCTTTAAGTAATGAGGGTGCTTCACGCAGGTTAATCAATTGTTAAGGATTTATTCATCCTTAGTGAGAAATAAAAAACCAAGAGGACAACAACTCGACTAAAAGGGACAATTTTCACTTCGATGGTTTAGCTACAGTTGCTTATGAAAGTCAAATGGATTTTATTAAAAGATGATCTGAGAAACAATCTTGGACTGTCCTTTGGAAAGACCAGCAAGCAATCATGCAACAATGTCTCTATCTATCCGGCTGAGATATAGGGCATAAAAGGCTGTCGGTTCATCCTTCAGCAATGGTTGAATTACGGGACTAAGAGAGACTTCGTGCAACATTCCAACGTGAATAGCACGCAAAAATGAGCTGCTCATGGTGAAGACGATGGCACAGCAAACCAAACTCCAGTACCCATGAAACTGCCGTTCAAATGTCTAAAAGACGAGAAAGCGAGCTTTAGGCCTTGGTCAACATAGCTTTAAGCTTTAAGGAACGACTGTTTGATTGAGAATTACCAAGGACAAGTGGAGAACGTTTCAGAGCACAAAAATATAGTTGAAGGTGAAGGATTAAGAACCAACTGTGCGGCAATTTACTAATTTTCCCTGTGCCTGGCTCTAATGCGGAGAGAATGAAAATTCGCAAATGCCTTGGATGCAACATCACATTATAGTGGGAATCTGTGGTTCAATAGTTTCCTGTGGTTCGCTGACACTAGTTTGAGCATTAGTAACTTACAGAAAGCCGCTAAAACCTATTCAAAACGCTCAGTCACTCGTTCTTACTCCCTGTACTTTGTAGTTTTTAAGAATTCGACAATAAATAGATACGCTCGGGCCAAAAAGTAGCATGTATAGCATGTATAGCGAGAGAGATTAGTAATACATCCCATTAGTTCATTTGTAGCCTCTGCCATTTTGTACTTGGAAACTGTGCAATAATTTAATTGATAGATCCAAGCACAGGTATTTTCTAGAGTCGAAAGAGGTCCACTTCTAAGTGCTCTTAATTAATTAAATGATACAGCGATCTAGTTGAGTGTATGTCATCACAGAAATGCTAAACTCGGTCTGCCTCATCGATGTGAAATAAATTTGGCACAAACAATCGACAAAGTTGCGCGGGTCTGAACCATATGCGCAGTCAATAAGCCCCAACTTGGCTTGAGCTTCACCAAGTTGCCTCTCAATAAAGATCTCCTGATTCATCACGAAAGGGCTTCCCTCTCTAACCAGACCTAACCTTTTGTCTATCAAAACTGCccattgttgttgatgagTCCATCATTATGCCAGCCTCTGTCTACTTGACTTATTTGACTGTGTACCCTTATCTTTACAGCAATTTTCACTTCGCGATGAGATCTAAAATCTAAAGCCATGATGCAGAAAGATAAGCATTaaacattgaagagacGAGACTTAAAGACGGCAAGGTGAACTATGAGACGGGCCTAATGAGCTTATTCGAGAAATAAACATGACTATGGTCAGTTAGAGTGATCCAAGGCGCCCAGGATTGGGTAGATCGGATGAGACCAATTGATAAATGTGATACGGGGACGTGACTCAAAGAGGCACTGTGCCAGGGAGAGGTTTTCTAATCTTATAGAAGTACAACAGCAATTTGGAATTTATGTCGTCTAATACTCAACATAGTCAGCGGAAAACAGTAGTTTAACTACGGAGCCACTTCTACCAAGGTTTATCATGTGTTGAATATTTGTGATTGCATTACAAGAGTGGCAATGAGTCCAAAGTCCAGGAACTAGCCAACTCTGAAAACATGACGAGCTTTTCATAGTTCATAGATAGCCCTAattatcttgaagatcagaTGATCATGTCTGGAATCTTTGACTATGATGCTTTGTCATTTATGTCAGTGAATTGGGAAGGCCAGATACTAGTATTTGATGCAATAGAATTCGAAGGTGAACCGAGAAAGATGGGATCGAATGTTCTGTTTGTTCAAATGAGTTCGAATAAGCGCTTAGTTACAAGTCTTTGATGGAGTTGACATACGCAAATGAATTATATCAATGGTAATGTGTtaaaagttctttgaagtaaGGGCGCGGATCAAGGACTTGGGCTGCAAAGAGTACGGCTAGACAAGTGAGATACCGTATACTTGGATGAAATGGAGCTGCATTGGAAGGATCCGCTCAGACCTATTTGTATCAAGTAGAGGATACGACTTTTGTTGGGATAGAACATGAAAGCTGCAAGGACAGTGAATTGGTTGCATCGCTGCACAGAAGGTGATGCATCTCTCTGCGCAACCGATCATGGTATTTTCAGATTGAAAACAAAGTAGGCTTACGATGTGTATATGTGAGGATATGGGACAGGCAAGTGAGGTTGAAATGTTCTGAAGAGTGTGAGTTTAAGCGAGAAGGGTTAGAAAGCTCTATTAAGGCTTCAGTGTCGTAGTCAGAAGTCGCCCGCAAACTAAATTTCAACCGATTATTGAAGGGAGAAGTGCTATCATGATTATATTAGTTATAAACAGTCCTCTATGGATGATAACCTAATTGTGGAAAGCGCTCTATCCCCACCGAGAGACCCTGCAGCAGCATCAGATGGCATTAGCCTGATTTAGTTAAAGAGGTTGAAACTAGCCTATTCTGTTTACATCAATACTTGTGAACGGTTACAAGCTTTGGAATATTCCAATACTCTCACTTTGAGAACTCATCCTGACGTCTTTATTATTAATAGCGTATAGTAGCTTACATActtgttgttctttgtcTGGTTTTCTGGCAGGAAGAGTCATCGATAAAGATTACGTCAATAAACCTCGTACTAGGAGGAGTCCCTCAGCTGATAGCCTCAATGGGCGACAAATTTTGGCCACATCAAGCATTTTACTTCATGAGGAACATTAAAGACAATAATCTCATTGAATCTACATCCTTTTCTGGTTTTCATAAGCTGAGAGCATTGTCTAACGACTCAATAGTAAGCGCTTGCCACAAATCCTGTCACTGGCAGACACCAGATATGCGCTGTGCAACCGTGATTCTTCACATCATAAATCGATCGAAAAGTACATATACTTTAGTTCACCCGGCAAGCTTGTAGAATTTATAGATGGAGATGACTCATCCCTCAGCtcattttttcaagctaTAAAAAAGTATCATCATAAGCaccattgaagattaaCAACCTTTGTTGCCTAATTTAAAAACTATTTAGCAGGTAGATTATTTTTATTGAGCTTAAATTGAATCGAAATACTATTATTTCAATGTCGGAGAGAACGGAGACGAACGATCGCGGCCTCCCATCTGATAATATACGAACTACCTTCCCCGGATGGCAGTTGGGTAAATGTCTATTGTCACCTCGCTACCATGGTTACCTGATAATCGCTGCTGGATTTGTtgccaatttcattgtGTTTGGATTTGCCTTCACGTTTGGTGTGTTTCAAGACTTCTAGCTCAGTGATGCTGGTCCACTTTTGGGTAAGTCAAACCTCGTCTGTTTCTGTTATAGGGTCTTTTGTCTACTGCGCTGACATATTTGCTGACCGTTCTTAATACCTTCCTTAGCCGTCGTTTCACAATTCCTCAAATCATGATAACGGGATCAATTTTGATGTCGCTTGGGCTTATAAGCGCTTCATTTGCGCATGAAATATGGCATTTTTCACTTAGTCAGGGAGTACTCTTCGGAATTGGAGGCTCTATGGTATATCTTCCACCAATTGTTCATGCTCCACCATATTTCACAGCCCATAGAGGCATTGCCATGGGATTGCTCTTTTCAGGTACTGGTGCTGGAGGTCTTGCACTGGCACCACTGACCAGACATCTGATA
This DNA window, taken from Torulaspora delbrueckii CBS 1146 chromosome 2, complete genome, encodes the following:
- the TDEL0B07680 gene encoding uncharacterized protein produces the protein MLPSLLLCLLGVASAIPMNPNDDNGKTAVSILRRSTSDVSGITKMCPDLNFEWHAMNTNTMPYYMDLLSVVNVDGNVYELTIHVKGKEQIPLKYLWSLKIIGINGPQGTKQLYGKNENTYIIDNPTDFTTTVQIYGQTYNGDDCKVAMPPFQIQYEYLQGDAAQYSQSXXKWGTTAFDLMTGCNADNNGNSNADFPLWYWNNPKCSPSSTTSSSTSSAPSSSTSSVPTSSSSSTPVKPSSSTSSVPTSSSSSTPVKPSSSSSSTPVKPSSSTSSVPTSSSSSTPVKPSSSTSSAPKSFSVSSSHQPSTLPTRNTTSIYPTSSTQTSSVPCETSTYITTRNGYPVTETTTYTVPCETSTYITTRNGTPVTETTTYRAPRETTAYVTTNNGVPFTYETTEVVELPTTVGLESTSEGLAFTSSTTQGSVPIKSSMSVEASGSQGAIQSGVGSTINSLSIIEGAGHKLNAGITGLLFMASFLLL
- the TDEL0B07690 gene encoding uncharacterized protein; translation: MITGSILMSLGLISASFAHEIWHFSLSQGVLFGIGGSMVYLPPIVHAPPYFTAHRGIAMGLLFSGTGAGGLALAPLTRHLISKYGWQWALRICGIFSFGALVPISFLVKPHESQAGDKTKGNFRLNLKLISSNK